Proteins co-encoded in one Chitinispirillum alkaliphilum genomic window:
- a CDS encoding NCAIR mutase (PurE)-related protein encodes MDNFKLETLLNQLKAGNTTVEKVISELRDITFENLDFAKVDHHRALRKGFPEVIFCQNKTAEHVVRIAKAQIAHDETVFGTRATEEILNAVEQEIDGIQIDRQSKLFFKKSPYWRKKEDTRGYVLVCSAGTSDLPVAGEALRTLDILGHPVRELHDVGVAGIHRLFAHRETILGASVLIVVAGMEGALPSVVTGFVKVPVIGVPTSVGYGSHLNGLVPMFAMLNSCASGLTVVNIDNGFGAGCAAAAINGN; translated from the coding sequence ATGGATAATTTCAAGCTTGAAACACTTTTAAACCAATTAAAAGCGGGAAACACAACTGTTGAGAAAGTAATCTCAGAGTTAAGGGATATTACCTTTGAAAATCTTGATTTTGCAAAGGTTGACCATCACAGAGCACTCAGGAAAGGTTTTCCCGAAGTTATATTTTGTCAAAATAAAACTGCAGAGCATGTAGTGCGGATCGCAAAAGCCCAGATCGCTCATGATGAAACTGTTTTTGGGACCAGAGCAACGGAAGAAATCCTCAATGCGGTGGAACAGGAGATCGACGGTATTCAGATTGACAGACAATCCAAACTCTTTTTTAAAAAATCACCCTATTGGAGAAAAAAAGAGGACACCCGAGGCTACGTTCTTGTCTGCTCAGCAGGGACCTCGGATTTACCCGTGGCAGGGGAAGCCCTCAGAACACTGGATATACTGGGTCATCCAGTCAGGGAACTCCATGATGTTGGTGTAGCCGGGATCCATCGGCTCTTTGCCCACAGGGAAACCATACTTGGTGCTTCGGTGCTTATAGTGGTTGCAGGAATGGAGGGGGCGTTGCCTTCGGTTGTAACCGGTTTTGTTAAAGTACCTGTAATAGGGGTTCCGACAAGTGTGGGGTATGGTTCGCATCTCAACGGGCTGGTGCCCATGTTTGCGATGCTTAACTCCTGTGCTTCGGGGTTGACTGTGGTAAATATTGACAATGGTTTCGGGGCTGGATGTGCAGCTGCTGCAATAAACGGAAATTAG
- a CDS encoding Glycosyl transferase family 2: MISIIVSAKKPVPKSPLELNIRKTVGVEHEVIIINNSKGKAGLAAVYNFGVQKSKGDILVFMHDDIFFMTKDWGKVVQERFSLQTDLGIIGVAGTQYLFSEKCSWTAAGRPFIKGRLVHHLPNDDFFITLFSSERQDCDVVCCTGVYMACRRELFDTVSFDETTFDGFCFHDIDLCMQVREKWRIMVTTDILIKHRSMGTFNEQWKLYGSRFLKKYAGSLPVSCCDFVPDLNNTSSAQVIDLKGKISQETIV; encoded by the coding sequence ATGATAAGCATTATTGTATCTGCAAAAAAACCGGTTCCAAAATCTCCGCTTGAACTGAATATCAGAAAAACTGTCGGAGTTGAACACGAAGTTATCATTATCAACAATTCAAAAGGCAAGGCAGGGCTTGCCGCTGTGTATAATTTCGGTGTGCAGAAATCCAAAGGTGATATTTTGGTGTTTATGCATGATGATATTTTCTTTATGACAAAAGATTGGGGCAAAGTAGTGCAGGAGAGGTTTTCTTTGCAAACTGATCTGGGGATTATTGGGGTTGCAGGGACGCAGTATCTGTTTTCTGAAAAATGTTCCTGGACTGCAGCCGGGCGCCCTTTCATAAAGGGCAGACTTGTACATCACCTTCCTAATGATGACTTTTTCATAACGCTTTTTTCTTCTGAGAGGCAGGACTGTGATGTGGTTTGCTGTACAGGTGTTTATATGGCCTGCAGACGGGAGCTTTTTGATACTGTTTCCTTTGATGAGACCACGTTTGATGGTTTCTGCTTTCATGATATTGACCTTTGTATGCAGGTAAGGGAAAAGTGGCGTATTATGGTTACTACTGACATCCTGATCAAACATCGGTCAATGGGAACTTTCAACGAGCAATGGAAACTTTATGGCTCCCGGTTCCTGAAAAAATATGCGGGGTCTCTCCCTGTGTCATGCTGCGATTTTGTGCCTGACCTCAATAACACCTCCTCTGCGCAGGTAATCGATCTGAAGGGGAAGATCAGTCAGGAGACAATTGTATAA
- a CDS encoding Excinuclease ABC subunit A: protein MKKRKSLPAAQNRITIEGASQNTLKNIDLEIPLNKLVVITGVSGSGKSSLAFDTIYAEGQRRYIETFSSYARQFLDRMDKPKVERITGIPPAIAIDQTNPVRTSRSTVGTMSEINDHLKLLFARTADLYCSGCGKQVKRETALSICDHLLEQENGMTGVAVLITFTVTVPSNFEESEVLEMLQARGYSRIHSKSKSGIEVIQDRVHLDAENRDRIIEDIEHALSHGKGKVAIYRIGDENAEPLRFSSGLHCADCDIHFNDPLPNHFSFNSPLGACERCRGFGRVIGVDYSQVIPDTSKTLAGGAIKPWQTDSYSECQDDLVRFARKRSVPLDIPWRELPEEHKRWVLEGEGSWEDGYWYGVSRFFEWLESKSYKMHIRVLLSRYRTYKLCPECDGARLKPQSLMWRLGKEKGYSIHEIMTLSLRECFEFFQGMEVDSGDEPVVIILKEINTRLGYLNDVGLGYLTLDRQSRTLSGGEVQRINLTTALGTSLVNTLFVLDEPSIGLHASDVGRLIKILEKLRDAGNSLIVVEHDPAIILSADHIIEMGPKPGLEGGEVVFSGALDKFIQCKRSDTAAFLSGKKKVSGEMHSSHVASREHIRVLGAHEHNLKNVDVSIPLGKLVCLTGVSGSGKSTLIDTLHNGWRSITGKSGDEKVACRKITGIKNIDDMVFVDQSPIGKTTRSNPASYVGALDYIRKLFASQPLSKERRYTAGTFSFNSGKGRCPTCSGNGFEQVEMQFLSDVYIKCEDCDGNRYRPEILEVTLPGEKGTRLSISDVLHMTVKEACGFFKNNAQIKARLQPLLDVGLSYLSLGQPVPTLSGGEAQRLKLAGHLTEKKRTKNNKGTLFVFDEPTTGLHFEDISRLIAALRSLIAAGNSVLVIEHNLDVISLADWIIDLGPGGGENGGEVVCVGTPETVMKSRSSLTGKALLSSKEIKPQLPLAKNLLSTEKDIAITNASEHNLKNIDVKIPKNAFTVITGVSGSGKSTVAFDILFAEGQRRYLESLNAYARQFVQPAARAEFDAVSDIPPTVAIEQRTSRGGRKSTVATVTEVYHYIRLLYVKLGVQHCPQCKIPIKPRSEESILSSIIKEEKDKRVEVFAPLVSNRKGIYKELASWANSNGFGFLKVDGKKISTTKWPSLDRYKEHNIDLPLGELNVAEKSYPELSSVVTRALELGKGTIKIEIKEGRKKRTAIYSVHRNCPDCGRGFQELDPRLFSFNSKHGWCTSCFGTGIEIKGFDEFQTGEEIWWNEWWDGENRNCKKCNGKRLSPQALSVLFQNRPISEIVELDIEHAAYFFRQLKLNSRETAISADIISELISRLDFLKSVGLGYLTLDRAVPTLSGGEAQRIRLASQLGSNLQGVCYILDEPTIGLHPRDNIMLLDTLFRLKDKGNTVVVVEHDEETIRRAEHLIDLGPGGGVAGGSLLSQGSLKTLLRNKKSETAKYLNKPILHREDRLRPCPANCDSLTISNANLHNLRNITVSLPLGRLVCVTGVSGSGKSTLVRDVLFDNLKQLLDKKKRGASGRLSGCKSITGYESIARVIEVDQSPIGKTSRSCPATYVGLWDDIRKLYAGTPEANLRGFSPSRFSFNVEGGRCSNCRGMGVKKVEMSFLPDVTVSCDVCRGKRFTSDTLEVRYKGKSIGDVLEMSIDEAAEFFSFHSSVSKTLNLLKDVGLGYLSLGQPSSALSGGEAQRIKLVSELSRSMPGSRFRKKGSSNSTLYILDEPTIGLHMADIDNLIHVLHRLVDAGNTVVVIEHDLDIIAEADRVIDLGPEGGDKGGQLVAQGTPWELPVRYKKSYTGQFLKRVLNSR from the coding sequence ATGAAAAAACGAAAATCACTGCCCGCAGCTCAGAACAGAATTACAATAGAAGGCGCATCCCAGAACACTCTCAAAAATATTGATCTGGAAATCCCTCTCAATAAACTGGTGGTAATAACAGGTGTAAGCGGCTCCGGAAAGTCTTCCCTTGCTTTTGATACCATTTATGCAGAAGGACAGAGAAGATATATTGAGACATTCTCATCCTATGCACGACAGTTTCTCGACAGGATGGATAAACCAAAGGTCGAACGGATCACAGGTATTCCTCCCGCTATTGCAATCGACCAGACAAATCCTGTGAGGACATCCCGCTCAACAGTGGGTACAATGAGCGAAATAAATGACCACCTTAAGCTGCTCTTTGCCCGCACCGCGGATCTTTATTGTTCCGGTTGTGGCAAACAGGTTAAAAGAGAAACAGCTTTGTCAATTTGTGATCATTTGTTGGAACAGGAAAACGGAATGACTGGTGTAGCTGTACTTATCACTTTCACTGTCACTGTTCCATCCAATTTTGAAGAATCTGAGGTGCTTGAAATGCTTCAGGCGCGTGGATATTCCAGAATTCATTCCAAATCAAAAAGCGGCATTGAAGTGATTCAGGACAGGGTTCATCTCGATGCTGAAAACCGGGATCGCATCATCGAAGACATTGAGCATGCTTTGAGTCACGGCAAAGGAAAAGTTGCGATTTACCGTATCGGTGACGAAAATGCTGAGCCCCTGAGGTTTTCCTCCGGCCTCCACTGTGCTGATTGTGACATTCACTTCAACGACCCTCTCCCAAACCATTTCTCATTCAACTCACCACTGGGCGCTTGTGAAAGGTGCAGAGGTTTTGGGCGCGTAATCGGAGTTGATTATTCACAGGTGATTCCTGATACATCAAAAACACTCGCAGGTGGGGCAATTAAGCCCTGGCAAACTGACAGCTACAGTGAATGCCAGGATGATCTTGTCCGATTCGCAAGAAAACGTTCTGTACCTTTGGATATACCCTGGAGAGAGCTTCCTGAAGAGCATAAGAGATGGGTGCTTGAAGGAGAAGGCAGTTGGGAGGATGGGTATTGGTATGGAGTAAGCAGATTTTTCGAATGGCTTGAAAGTAAAAGCTACAAGATGCACATCAGGGTTTTGCTATCACGTTACAGAACCTATAAGCTGTGTCCGGAGTGTGATGGGGCGCGGCTGAAACCGCAGTCCCTGATGTGGCGTTTGGGAAAAGAGAAGGGTTATTCGATACATGAGATAATGACTCTTTCTCTAAGGGAATGTTTTGAGTTTTTTCAGGGCATGGAGGTTGATTCCGGTGATGAACCTGTTGTGATAATTCTCAAAGAGATTAACACAAGACTGGGGTACCTTAATGATGTGGGGCTTGGGTATCTGACGCTGGATCGTCAGTCACGTACTCTCAGTGGCGGGGAAGTCCAGCGAATTAATCTTACTACAGCTCTGGGAACATCTTTGGTCAACACACTGTTTGTGCTCGATGAGCCCAGCATAGGGCTTCATGCTTCTGATGTTGGCAGACTGATAAAAATACTGGAAAAACTCCGGGATGCGGGTAACAGTCTGATTGTGGTTGAACATGATCCTGCAATTATTCTTTCTGCCGATCATATTATCGAGATGGGCCCAAAACCTGGTCTGGAGGGAGGGGAAGTAGTGTTTTCCGGGGCGTTGGATAAGTTTATTCAATGTAAAAGGTCGGATACCGCAGCATTTCTGTCTGGAAAAAAGAAGGTCTCTGGTGAGATGCACTCTTCACATGTGGCATCCAGGGAGCATATCAGGGTGCTTGGAGCTCATGAGCATAACCTGAAAAATGTAGACGTCTCGATACCGTTGGGGAAACTGGTATGTTTGACAGGTGTGAGCGGATCAGGAAAAAGCACCCTTATAGACACACTGCATAATGGATGGAGGAGCATAACAGGGAAAAGCGGTGATGAAAAAGTGGCCTGCAGAAAAATCACCGGCATAAAAAACATAGATGATATGGTATTTGTGGATCAGTCGCCGATTGGTAAAACAACCAGGTCAAATCCCGCAAGCTATGTAGGGGCTTTGGATTATATCCGTAAATTGTTTGCTTCACAGCCGCTCTCTAAGGAAAGGAGATATACTGCAGGGACATTCAGTTTCAACTCCGGAAAGGGCAGATGTCCAACCTGTTCGGGAAATGGTTTTGAACAGGTGGAGATGCAGTTTCTCAGTGATGTCTATATTAAATGTGAAGATTGTGATGGAAACCGCTACAGGCCTGAAATTCTCGAAGTCACTTTACCGGGAGAAAAGGGCACCAGACTCTCCATTTCGGATGTGTTACATATGACGGTCAAAGAGGCGTGTGGATTTTTCAAAAACAATGCCCAGATAAAAGCGCGACTCCAACCACTTCTTGACGTAGGCCTCTCTTATTTGTCCTTAGGTCAGCCTGTCCCAACCTTGAGTGGAGGGGAGGCGCAGAGACTAAAACTTGCAGGACACCTTACCGAGAAAAAACGAACAAAAAACAATAAGGGAACGCTGTTTGTTTTTGATGAACCGACTACCGGGCTGCATTTTGAAGATATTTCCCGACTTATTGCAGCGCTCAGAAGTCTGATCGCTGCAGGTAATTCTGTTTTGGTTATTGAGCATAACCTCGATGTGATCAGTCTGGCTGATTGGATAATTGATCTTGGGCCAGGAGGGGGAGAAAATGGTGGGGAAGTAGTGTGCGTTGGTACACCTGAAACTGTAATGAAATCCCGCTCAAGTCTGACGGGTAAAGCACTGTTGAGCAGTAAAGAGATCAAGCCACAGCTACCACTTGCCAAAAATCTGTTATCGACCGAAAAAGACATCGCGATTACCAATGCCTCTGAACATAATCTTAAAAATATTGATGTGAAAATTCCAAAAAATGCTTTCACTGTAATAACCGGAGTTAGCGGAAGCGGTAAAAGCACAGTGGCTTTTGATATTCTTTTTGCAGAAGGGCAGAGGCGCTATTTAGAATCTCTGAACGCCTATGCCCGACAGTTTGTTCAGCCAGCGGCAAGGGCAGAGTTTGATGCCGTTTCTGATATTCCGCCCACTGTTGCAATTGAACAGCGTACAAGCAGGGGTGGAAGAAAAAGTACGGTTGCCACTGTGACTGAAGTGTATCATTATATCAGACTGCTTTATGTAAAGCTTGGGGTTCAGCACTGTCCGCAATGTAAAATTCCTATTAAGCCCCGCTCTGAAGAATCAATACTATCTTCTATTATAAAAGAAGAGAAAGATAAAAGGGTTGAAGTGTTTGCTCCTCTTGTAAGCAATAGGAAAGGGATTTATAAGGAACTGGCGTCATGGGCAAATTCAAATGGGTTTGGGTTTCTTAAAGTGGATGGGAAAAAGATTTCCACAACGAAATGGCCAAGTCTCGACCGTTACAAAGAACACAATATCGATCTGCCGCTTGGGGAATTGAATGTCGCCGAAAAATCTTATCCAGAATTAAGTTCTGTAGTGACTCGTGCTCTTGAACTGGGGAAGGGTACAATAAAAATCGAAATCAAAGAGGGTCGGAAAAAGAGAACCGCAATCTACTCTGTTCACAGAAATTGTCCTGATTGCGGCAGAGGATTTCAGGAACTTGACCCCAGACTATTTTCATTCAATTCCAAACACGGGTGGTGTACATCCTGTTTTGGAACCGGTATCGAAATCAAAGGGTTTGATGAGTTTCAGACTGGTGAGGAAATCTGGTGGAACGAATGGTGGGATGGAGAAAACAGGAACTGCAAAAAGTGCAACGGAAAACGACTTAGCCCCCAAGCTCTTTCTGTTTTGTTTCAAAACAGACCCATTTCAGAAATTGTCGAACTTGATATCGAACATGCTGCATATTTTTTCAGACAATTGAAGTTGAATTCCAGGGAAACTGCTATTTCTGCAGATATAATTTCTGAGCTTATATCGCGACTTGACTTTCTCAAGAGTGTGGGTCTTGGGTATCTTACACTTGATCGTGCCGTGCCTACATTGAGTGGCGGAGAGGCTCAGCGCATAAGGCTTGCTTCCCAGCTTGGTTCAAACCTTCAGGGAGTGTGTTATATCCTTGACGAGCCCACAATCGGTCTACACCCAAGAGATAATATCATGCTCCTTGATACACTGTTCAGGTTAAAGGATAAGGGCAATACTGTAGTGGTGGTTGAACACGACGAAGAAACAATCCGGCGAGCTGAGCACCTGATTGACCTTGGACCCGGAGGAGGGGTTGCCGGCGGAAGCCTTCTATCTCAGGGATCACTCAAAACTCTTCTAAGAAACAAAAAATCTGAAACCGCAAAATATCTTAACAAACCGATACTGCATCGTGAGGACAGGCTGAGGCCATGCCCTGCAAACTGCGATTCACTCACAATATCAAATGCAAACTTACACAATCTTAGGAATATTACAGTTTCGCTGCCTCTTGGAAGACTGGTGTGTGTAACAGGTGTAAGTGGAAGCGGTAAGAGCACACTCGTTCGCGATGTACTTTTTGACAATCTTAAACAGCTACTTGACAAGAAAAAAAGAGGTGCATCGGGGAGATTGTCGGGGTGTAAAAGTATAACCGGATACGAATCAATCGCACGAGTTATCGAAGTAGACCAGAGTCCGATTGGGAAAACATCCAGGTCCTGTCCCGCAACATATGTGGGTTTGTGGGATGATATTAGAAAACTATATGCAGGTACACCGGAAGCAAATCTAAGGGGGTTTTCTCCAAGCCGGTTCTCTTTTAATGTGGAGGGCGGCAGGTGCAGTAATTGCAGAGGAATGGGAGTGAAAAAAGTTGAAATGAGTTTTCTGCCGGATGTGACTGTCAGCTGTGATGTGTGCAGGGGTAAACGTTTTACGAGTGATACCCTTGAGGTCAGGTATAAGGGAAAGTCAATCGGTGATGTTCTTGAGATGAGTATTGATGAAGCCGCAGAGTTTTTCTCCTTTCACTCTTCTGTTTCAAAAACACTGAATCTTCTAAAAGATGTAGGGCTGGGGTATCTCTCTCTCGGTCAGCCATCCTCTGCATTAAGCGGCGGTGAGGCTCAGAGGATTAAACTTGTTTCTGAACTCTCCCGTTCAATGCCAGGCAGCCGTTTCAGAAAAAAAGGTTCCTCAAATTCAACACTTTACATTTTGGACGAGCCAACCATAGGTCTTCACATGGCAGATATCGATAACCTCATTCACGTACTGCACAGACTTGTTGATGCGGGTAATACGGTTGTAGTGATAGAGCATGACCTGGATATTATTGCTGAGGCTGATAGGGTCATTGATCTTGGCCCTGAAGGTGGTGATAAGGGGGGACAGTTGGTAGCGCAGGGTACTCCGTGGGAGTTACCGGTACGGTATAAAAAATCTTATACGGGGCAGTTTTTAAAAAGAGTGTTGAATTCCCGGTGA
- a CDS encoding Integral membrane protein: MSYKDDENLKDDHQFEAIQKRLGDKDQYSYIGDAVLGGIDGCVTTFAVAAGSMGGGLSVTVIIILGLANLLADGFSMAASNFLSTRSDREEVESARSREETHIERVPWGEKAEVREIFARKGFSGETLDKVVEGITSNRDLWIDTMLTEEHGLHIGKFHPTRAGITTFLAFVLTGLIPLLPFLVLDLPIQEQFILSSVLTGITFLLIGSAKGIILKKPVLKSGLFTLLIGGIAASLAFTVGYAIRILYGL; the protein is encoded by the coding sequence ATGAGCTATAAAGATGATGAAAACCTTAAAGACGATCACCAGTTTGAGGCCATCCAAAAGCGCCTTGGCGATAAAGACCAGTACAGCTATATAGGGGATGCTGTGCTGGGTGGCATTGATGGCTGTGTTACAACTTTTGCAGTTGCTGCCGGAAGTATGGGGGGTGGTCTTTCTGTAACGGTGATAATTATACTTGGACTGGCTAATTTGCTTGCAGACGGGTTCAGTATGGCTGCAAGCAACTTTCTCAGTACCAGAAGTGACCGCGAGGAGGTTGAAAGCGCAAGGAGCCGTGAAGAAACACATATAGAGAGGGTGCCATGGGGTGAGAAGGCAGAAGTAAGAGAAATATTTGCCAGAAAGGGGTTCAGTGGCGAAACTCTGGACAAAGTAGTGGAAGGTATTACAAGCAATAGAGATTTGTGGATAGACACTATGCTTACAGAAGAACATGGTCTGCATATCGGAAAATTTCATCCGACACGAGCCGGAATCACCACTTTTTTAGCCTTTGTGCTCACCGGACTAATCCCACTGCTTCCCTTTCTGGTTTTGGATCTTCCAATCCAGGAACAATTTATCTTAAGTTCAGTTCTCACAGGAATTACATTTCTTCTTATAGGTTCAGCTAAGGGGATCATACTCAAAAAACCTGTACTGAAATCAGGACTTTTCACGCTGCTTATAGGCGGAATAGCTGCATCCCTTGCATTTACTGTAGGGTATGCCATAAGAATTCTCTACGGATTGTAA
- a CDS encoding tRNA dihydrouridine synthase B, with the protein MDFSDKLFLAPLAGITDSAYRQICKIHGADIVVSEMVSAEGIKYRSANTLSLLSFRECERPVGIQLFGSDPYSLSEAAKFVQDYANPDFIDLNAGCPVPKVVKKNGGSSLLRDRHLFEQILTAMVKAVDIPVTVKIRSGWKKHEWVDVQFAKTAQECGVSCITLHPRSQTMGFSGSAFWERITEVKQAVSIPVVGNGDICNESDALKMLNLSGCDSLMIGRATYGNPWIFAAAKAALSDKPYTPPSARERIATIVRHLELFACMHGEQRACKEMKKHVAWYIKGMPGAAVLRNRLFRSETIDELRDIIDLLKDGMENG; encoded by the coding sequence ATGGATTTTTCAGACAAACTCTTTCTTGCTCCACTTGCAGGGATAACAGATTCAGCTTACAGACAAATTTGTAAAATTCACGGGGCTGATATTGTTGTTTCTGAGATGGTCTCTGCAGAAGGTATAAAGTACAGATCAGCAAATACCCTCTCTTTGCTCTCTTTCAGGGAGTGCGAGCGCCCTGTAGGGATCCAGCTTTTTGGCTCAGACCCATATTCTTTAAGTGAAGCTGCAAAATTTGTTCAGGATTATGCAAATCCGGATTTCATTGATCTCAATGCGGGGTGTCCTGTACCCAAGGTCGTGAAAAAAAATGGCGGATCATCTTTACTTCGTGACCGGCACTTGTTTGAACAGATTCTCACTGCGATGGTTAAGGCTGTTGATATTCCTGTAACAGTCAAGATCAGGTCTGGTTGGAAAAAACATGAATGGGTCGATGTGCAGTTCGCCAAAACCGCACAAGAGTGTGGGGTAAGTTGTATAACACTTCATCCCAGATCCCAAACCATGGGTTTTTCCGGATCCGCTTTCTGGGAACGGATAACGGAGGTAAAGCAGGCTGTATCCATACCGGTTGTTGGTAACGGAGATATATGCAATGAATCGGATGCGCTGAAAATGCTAAATCTGAGTGGGTGCGATTCTCTGATGATAGGACGGGCAACATATGGTAATCCCTGGATATTTGCCGCAGCTAAAGCAGCGCTCTCAGACAAGCCTTATACACCGCCCTCAGCCCGGGAGAGAATAGCCACAATTGTCAGGCACCTTGAGCTCTTTGCCTGCATGCATGGAGAACAGAGGGCGTGTAAGGAGATGAAAAAACATGTCGCCTGGTACATAAAGGGAATGCCGGGGGCCGCAGTTTTGCGTAACAGGCTGTTTCGGTCGGAAACTATAGATGAGCTGAGAGATATAATAGATCTGCTCAAAGACGGGATGGAAAATGGATAA
- a CDS encoding Glutamine cyclotransferase, whose product MHRFSSLCLNFGLTLIISALIFTPSAQRATASIPKTNVPVIRPEIISTLPHDTKAFTQGFLYNDGYLYESTGIVGRSSLRKIDATNGELKVFIPAPGVFGEGIALFGNELVQLTWKSQIAIRYSFPDLNHLGTFRYSGEGWGLTSDSEGFIMSNGSDTLYFRDSSFETYRKLPVTLDGRAVQKLNELNYSNGSIYANVWKQNYIVEIDPESGKVLRLIDASELVRRELPLGPEQVLNGIAYNQDEDLWYLTGKEWQNIYKVRLPQ is encoded by the coding sequence ATGCACAGATTCAGCTCACTTTGCCTCAATTTTGGTTTAACTCTGATTATATCGGCTCTTATCTTTACCCCCTCAGCACAACGTGCAACTGCTTCGATTCCCAAAACAAACGTACCGGTTATCAGACCCGAAATTATTTCCACACTTCCCCATGACACTAAAGCTTTTACTCAGGGATTTCTATACAATGATGGCTATCTGTATGAAAGTACCGGAATTGTGGGAAGGTCATCCCTGCGGAAAATCGATGCAACCAACGGAGAACTCAAGGTATTTATACCTGCTCCGGGAGTATTCGGTGAAGGTATCGCTTTGTTTGGAAATGAACTGGTTCAGCTAACCTGGAAAAGTCAGATCGCTATCAGATATTCCTTTCCAGACCTTAATCACCTGGGGACATTCAGATACAGCGGAGAGGGTTGGGGGCTGACTTCTGATTCGGAGGGTTTTATAATGAGCAACGGCTCCGACACCCTTTACTTCAGAGATTCTTCTTTTGAGACATACAGAAAACTCCCTGTAACTCTGGACGGGAGAGCGGTTCAAAAACTGAACGAACTCAACTACAGTAACGGCAGTATCTATGCAAATGTGTGGAAGCAAAATTACATAGTTGAAATAGATCCGGAAAGTGGAAAGGTTCTTCGTCTTATAGATGCTTCAGAACTGGTCAGAAGGGAATTACCGCTGGGTCCGGAGCAGGTGCTCAATGGTATTGCCTACAACCAGGACGAGGACCTGTGGTATCTCACGGGTAAAGAGTGGCAGAACATCTATAAGGTTCGTCTGCCACAGTGA